The sequence below is a genomic window from Monodelphis domestica isolate mMonDom1 chromosome 2, mMonDom1.pri, whole genome shotgun sequence.
AAAGAAAGGATCCCATACCCTGTGGGGAAATGAACATTTCATCACGGCCTCACTTCCGCACATCCACCAGGAAGACTGAGGTAGGGAGACgcgctaggtagcacagtggatagtgccaaGTCCAGAGaggggacatcctgggttcaaaactggctcagagacttcctagctgggtgaccctgacaagtcacttaattcttatcACCAAGCCCTTACTGagcttctaccttggaaccaatacaaagtagtgattctaagatggaaggtaagagtttaaaaactttctatatatacatatatatagaaaggTGGTTCAAGTCTTCCCTCTGACCCATTCTCATACACCTACTTCTCTGTACTCTGGACAACTTCTGTAGAGTGTAAGTTATTGATAAAGTGTTTCTACTTGCCAATggtggggcagcaaggtggcatagtgggcagagctgtgtgactctggacaaatcacttaaccctacctattaatctttatttccttatctgtcaaatgagctggaggaggaaatggccaaccattccaggatcttaaTGGTGTAGCCCTGGGGCAGTCacttctctctgcctgtctcagtttcctcatatgtcaaatgagctggaggaggaaatggccaaccactccaggacatctgccaagaaatcccaaatagtgtcaccaagagtcagacataagtGAAGTAAGTAGGAGTTTCCTCCTTCAGAACTTCCCTAGAGCAACAGTccctctcctccatctcctcATTCCCAGGAAGTTCCTGGCAGCCAAGCTCTCTGTTACAGGGCCTAGATAGGCTGGCCAATAAAACTGCCCAAGTTCTCTTGGTGGAGGGGATTAAAGGCCTGGGCGGGACCCCAAAGACAAGCCCCCCAGCCTGCATAGCCCCCACAGTCCAAACGGGCTCACCTATAAACATCAGCGTCGTAGTCTTGGCCACCGAAAACACCACCATTCCGGCAATGTTGAAGGCGAGGCTGACCTCGGCCACCCAACTGTCACGGAGGCAAAGCTGGAAGAGCCACACCTGTGCCACACTGACAAGGTAGGACAGATGCTGGGCTGCCGAGCCGTAGCCAATCAGATTGGAGCCCCAGCACAGGGGCCAGCTGAGCTCATACAGGACGATGATGTCCCAGGTGCCAGAATGGATGGTGAGCACTAGGAAGAGAGCGAGCAGGTAGAGAGCCAAGTGCTTCCTGGATTTCCCTGGGGCAGGGGCCGTGAAGAGGTGGAACACAGAGCGGTAGTGATGGAGGGTGAAGAGAGGCACTCTCTGCGGGCTGGGCACTGACTCTTGGTACACCAAGGCTGCGTAGAGTGTGGTGATGATCAGCGTGGCCAGCGCCAGCCAGAAGGGGTTTTGGTAGCCCTGAGCCTTGATCCAGTGGCCCCCCAAGATGCCAGCCAACATACCGGATATCCCTAGGCAGGCCTCCAGCACGGCCATGCGAAAGGTCCGAGTGCTGGTGGTGCTGACGTCGGCCACAGAGGCGAAGCCAGAGCCTAGCAGGGAGCCATAGTCCCCAAAGAGGGCGCAGAGCACGCGGCCCAGGACAAGGAAGCCCACATGGAGGTCCAGGGATACCACCAGGATGTTCAAAATGACCTGAAGGAGGAGGCCGAGAGAGGCCAGCACCAGCAGCGGGCGTCTTCCAACAGAGTCACTCCATGGGCCCAGCAAGGTGGCCGAAAAGAGCCCCACGAAGAAGCCACTCAGATTGCTGTAGAGACTCCAGTGGGAGGTGAGCGTCTCTACTTCCTGCACAAACACAGGTTCCCTCAGTCCAGTAACCACATCCCTCCTACCCCCCAAATACACCTACCCAGGAGACCAAAGGCTGCGAAGGTTAATGGGTGAAAGCTTCCCAGTTAAGAAGGAatcaacagggggcagctgggtagctcagtggatggagagccaggcccagagaggggaggtcctagattcaaatttggcctcaggcacttcccaactgtatgaccctgggtaagtcacttgacccccattgtttagcctcTTACCACTctaccaatacccagtattaattccaagacaggaggtaaaggtttttaaaaaaaggaatcaataGGGCACTGGGAGGGAGACGTTTATCAGCTGGAGGGTGGGAAGGCCCTTCATATATCACCAGCCCCatccctccattttatagaggaagaaattgaggtccagataGGAAAATCAACTTACCTGGGATCATACAGGTAGAAAAGAGAagcaaggagacagagacagacagacagacagagagagagagagaagagagagagagagagagagagagagagagagagagagagagagagagagagaagcaaggtCTTCCTCCTCAATCCTCCTTTTAGCTGCTCCCTATCTCCCTACTTTATATGACTGATACCCTTCATAcccttcaaatctcaactctaaaGCTAGTGCTACCACGGCTCTGCCTCTGAGCCCTCCTTCTTCC
It includes:
- the SLC46A1 gene encoding proton-coupled folate transporter, which produces MDAPSPGEPGALAPAEEAPRSEIAGRSRVWRGYGPVEPIIFLASFSLVLQGPLTTQYLWHRLGAEVGYNGTSRGGGCNHTLDPKQQEVETLTSHWSLYSNLSGFFVGLFSATLLGPWSDSVGRRPLLVLASLGLLLQVILNILVVSLDLHVGFLVLGRVLCALFGDYGSLLGSGFASVADVSTTSTRTFRMAVLEACLGISGMLAGILGGHWIKAQGYQNPFWLALATLIITTLYAALVYQESVPSPQRVPLFTLHHYRSVFHLFTAPAPGKSRKHLALYLLALFLVLTIHSGTWDIIVLYELSWPLCWGSNLIGYGSAAQHLSYLVSVAQVWLFQLCLRDSWVAEVSLAFNIAGMVVFSVAKTTTLMFIGYGILSFSLVITPVIRAKLSRLVDRSEQGALFSCIACVSGIAMMVATGIFNSLYPATLNFMKGFPFLLGAFVLLIPAILIGLLEKSDPRPEYQKSLH